One window from the genome of Nitrospirota bacterium encodes:
- a CDS encoding DUF6733 family protein, which yields MMMRGYSLVIVGLVIVSFLIPSLPAHAEEALHIPTEAGPVSVTMALQADTFFGFNPQVFGTYALTDHLAFAFNAVYWTDIQGMGVHDSNPWLNLMLA from the coding sequence ATGATGATGCGCGGCTACTCCCTGGTAATCGTCGGATTGGTGATCGTATCGTTTCTCATCCCATCACTTCCGGCTCATGCGGAAGAGGCACTTCATATTCCGACGGAAGCCGGTCCTGTTTCCGTCACGATGGCCTTGCAGGCCGACACCTTCTTCGGCTTTAACCCGCAGGTCTTCGGCACCTATGCGCTCACCGATCACCTGGCCTTCGCCTTCAATGCCGTTTACTGGACGGACATCCAAGGCATGGGCGTGCATGATTCCAATCCATGGTTGAATTTGATGTTGGCGTGA
- a CDS encoding methyl-accepting chemotaxis protein, with translation MAAAHLASDTLDKVDRNLFERYGDVQAFAGSEAARSRDPKRLTAVMNRMVRIYAPMYRLMVMADRSGKVIAVNTVGPKGEDLDSTSLIGTDVSHELWFRQAISGNVKDGETLIGDLYEDSAVASLYRDQGRVLAFTYPVKDREGKLIGVWSNRFDWSVVEELLREVEMRAVQKAGNHIRLTLVNKDGSVIVSPSDMRTVRSNLRENPSVRAVLEQGKGVSGFIDGTNLYTGTPALLGYARAAGYGPFQGFGWGLLVGQDRDEAYAAVYALRGRLLWILVILTGLAVAAAVVLSRSLTKALADAITMIATICNDWDLTRRLTVNGKDEVGRLCETFNHFMDKLEDAMTRVASLIASLAASVEKLSANTGQLVKGGQEQAQQAIQASAAVEEMSATVTEMAKHAQVVASKAQAANQAARQGNEVVTASVTGMMHLAETIRDSSGRIQMLGQRSEQIGEIVRVIEEIADQTNLLALNAAIEAARAGEQGRGFAVVADEVRKLAERTTKATKEIADTIRTIQGDTTVAVEAMQAATRETEEGTGLAQRAGACLSEIVGAVETVTNMVQQIAAAVEEQSTVTHQIASNIEVTAEVSKRNEGGIGQIGAASADLARLANELQAVVSGFKLRH, from the coding sequence GTGGCCGCAGCGCATCTCGCCAGCGATACCTTGGACAAGGTGGATCGGAACCTCTTTGAACGCTATGGAGATGTTCAGGCGTTTGCCGGCAGCGAGGCGGCTCGGAGCCGTGATCCGAAGCGGCTCACGGCCGTCATGAATCGGATGGTCCGCATCTATGCTCCTATGTATCGTCTGATGGTCATGGCGGATCGGAGCGGGAAGGTCATCGCGGTGAATACGGTCGGGCCGAAGGGCGAGGATCTGGATTCCACCTCGCTCATCGGCACCGACGTCAGTCATGAGCTGTGGTTCAGACAAGCGATCAGCGGGAATGTGAAGGACGGCGAGACGCTTATCGGTGATCTGTACGAGGACTCCGCCGTGGCCAGCCTGTATCGGGATCAAGGCCGCGTTTTGGCCTTTACCTATCCGGTCAAAGACAGGGAGGGGAAACTCATTGGAGTGTGGTCTAACCGCTTTGACTGGAGCGTCGTGGAAGAATTGCTGAGAGAGGTCGAAATGCGCGCCGTGCAGAAAGCCGGGAATCACATCAGGCTCACGCTGGTGAATAAGGATGGATCGGTCATTGTGTCCCCGTCGGACATGCGCACGGTGCGGTCGAATTTACGAGAAAACCCCAGTGTGAGAGCCGTGCTGGAGCAAGGCAAGGGGGTGAGTGGGTTCATCGACGGAACAAATCTCTACACGGGAACGCCGGCCCTCTTGGGCTATGCACGGGCGGCGGGGTATGGACCCTTCCAGGGATTTGGCTGGGGGCTCCTGGTGGGGCAGGATCGCGATGAGGCGTATGCCGCGGTGTATGCTCTGCGCGGCCGCCTGCTCTGGATACTTGTCATATTGACGGGGTTGGCAGTGGCGGCCGCCGTGGTGCTCAGCCGATCCCTCACGAAGGCGCTGGCCGACGCCATCACGATGATCGCTACGATCTGCAACGACTGGGATCTGACGAGACGGCTCACAGTGAACGGAAAAGATGAAGTAGGCCGGCTGTGCGAAACCTTTAATCATTTCATGGACAAGCTGGAAGATGCGATGACCCGAGTAGCCTCATTGATCGCGTCGTTGGCTGCATCAGTGGAGAAGCTGTCCGCCAATACAGGCCAGCTTGTCAAAGGCGGTCAAGAACAGGCTCAGCAAGCGATTCAGGCTTCAGCGGCGGTGGAGGAAATGTCCGCGACGGTGACCGAGATGGCGAAGCACGCACAGGTTGTGGCCTCTAAGGCTCAGGCCGCCAATCAGGCGGCCCGGCAGGGCAATGAAGTTGTCACGGCTTCGGTTACGGGAATGATGCACTTGGCGGAGACGATTCGCGATTCGTCCGGACGTATTCAGATGCTAGGCCAACGTTCGGAGCAAATCGGTGAAATCGTGCGGGTCATCGAGGAAATCGCCGACCAGACGAACTTGCTTGCCTTAAATGCGGCTATTGAGGCGGCCCGTGCCGGTGAGCAGGGGCGCGGATTCGCCGTTGTTGCGGATGAAGTCCGTAAATTGGCTGAACGAACAACCAAGGCGACAAAAGAGATTGCCGATACGATCCGAACCATACAGGGAGATACCACTGTCGCTGTGGAGGCGATGCAGGCGGCGACCCGCGAAACCGAGGAAGGTACGGGACTGGCGCAGAGGGCGGGAGCGTGTCTCAGTGAGATCGTCGGGGCGGTCGAAACGGTGACCAATATGGTTCAGCAAATCGCTGCGGCGGTTGAAGAACAGTCCACGGTGACTCATCAGATCGCCAGCAACATCGAAGTGACCGCCGAGGTCAGTAAGCGGAATGAAGGAGGGATCGGACAGATCGGCGCGGCGTCGGCGGATTTGGCTCGGCTGGCCAACGAGCTTCAGGCCGTCGTGAGCGGGTTTAAGCTCCGTCACTGA
- a CDS encoding chemotaxis response regulator protein-glutamate methylesterase, which yields MMNDPIRVLVVDDSAFMRKALCGMLASDPRITVVGTGRNGEEALQKLDELRPDVVTLDVEMPVMNGLAALQRIMETRPLPVLMVSSLTTEGAKETLAALELGAVDYIPKQLDGVATRIVEVKDALIDKIIAAAGAAGTLRRRRTRASLSRPDGQGVKAGSAAQSGPGAHVPGTVSASARASWGDKLVAIGCSTGGPRALSEILPLLPEDFPAGIVIVQHMPKFFTKPFSERMNQICRLDVREASDGDIVKPGVVLIAPGGVQLRVARRSTMDVQVALSSDSEGLMHAPSVDVMMQSVASVYGERGIGVILTGMGHDGLEGMRAIKDAKGRTIAQDEATCVVYGMPKAVVEAGCAEKVVPLPQVVGEIVNMV from the coding sequence ATGATGAACGATCCGATCCGAGTCCTCGTGGTCGATGATTCCGCGTTCATGCGGAAAGCGCTGTGCGGCATGTTGGCATCGGACCCCCGCATCACGGTCGTCGGGACCGGGCGCAACGGGGAGGAGGCGCTCCAAAAACTCGATGAGTTGCGCCCCGATGTGGTGACGCTCGACGTCGAAATGCCGGTAATGAACGGGCTCGCGGCGCTTCAACGCATTATGGAGACCCGGCCTCTGCCGGTGCTGATGGTAAGTTCTCTGACGACGGAAGGAGCCAAAGAGACGCTGGCGGCGCTGGAATTAGGAGCGGTGGATTATATCCCTAAACAACTCGACGGCGTGGCGACACGCATCGTCGAGGTCAAGGACGCGTTGATCGACAAAATCATCGCGGCTGCGGGGGCGGCCGGCACACTGCGCCGAAGACGCACGCGGGCTTCTCTTTCGAGGCCAGACGGGCAAGGCGTGAAAGCCGGATCGGCGGCGCAATCGGGTCCCGGCGCTCATGTGCCGGGTACCGTGTCGGCTTCAGCACGAGCCAGTTGGGGAGACAAACTGGTCGCCATTGGATGTTCGACGGGAGGCCCACGGGCACTGAGCGAGATCTTGCCGTTGTTGCCGGAGGATTTTCCAGCCGGAATCGTGATCGTTCAGCACATGCCGAAGTTTTTCACGAAGCCGTTTTCCGAGCGGATGAATCAGATCTGTCGCTTGGATGTCCGCGAAGCGTCAGATGGGGACATCGTGAAACCGGGCGTGGTGCTCATCGCACCGGGCGGCGTCCAGTTGAGGGTCGCGCGGCGGAGCACGATGGACGTCCAAGTGGCGTTGAGTTCCGATTCCGAGGGCCTGATGCACGCCCCCTCGGTCGACGTCATGATGCAGTCGGTGGCGTCGGTTTACGGCGAGCGGGGGATCGGAGTGATCCTGACGGGAATGGGACATGACGGTCTGGAAGGAATGCGCGCGATCAAGGACGCCAAAGGTCGCACCATCGCGCAGGACGAAGCGACGTGCGTGGTGTATGGCATGCCCAAGGCTGTGGTCGAAGCCGGGTGCGCCGAGAAAGTCGTGCCGTTACCTCAGGTGGTGGGAGAGATCGTCAATATGGTGTGA
- a CDS encoding methyl-accepting chemotaxis protein, protein MWKFLNNMKIGPKFIAYICGIALVVTGVGLWFVYQQEQVKILGLLEARSKVIERQIQITRAYVAQNYVAKIKNSKAGKDIIIAKEHESNPNAIPFPATATREMGEEASKGGLFSTRLISQEPLNPDNVPRDVFEKEAIRAIMSGAESYAKVEETSGVLMFRRATPDKASTAACIGCHQGKQIGDVLGVLTVGIPMAAAKAASNESMYRTGTVIVSVVLAVLVMVYVLLRILVLKPLTFMTKISQDISEGEGDLTKRVPVKGRDEIAELGGYFNLFIDKLQKMISKVAHVTDRVASAAVQLSATAEEIAKGTETLTSRTAQTATAVEEMNSTVGEVAQNSSKAANIAQETVKIAKDGRAVVGETISGMKRLSDAVANSATIISALGRSSDQIGQIVRVIEDIADQTNLLALNAAIEAARAGEQGRGFAVVADEVRKLAERTTKATKEIVDMIREIQHDTKGAVEAMEEGTQKVAGGVELVNKTGEALSRIAEMVTQSADMIRQIAVASEEQSVATQQIASDIENVAKITKESAAGANESAKASQDLSKLAIELQAIVGGFKM, encoded by the coding sequence ATGTGGAAATTTCTGAATAACATGAAAATCGGACCGAAGTTTATTGCGTACATCTGCGGGATAGCATTGGTGGTGACAGGGGTCGGCCTCTGGTTCGTCTATCAGCAGGAACAGGTAAAGATTCTTGGGTTGCTGGAAGCTCGCAGCAAGGTCATCGAGAGGCAGATCCAGATCACGCGGGCCTACGTCGCCCAAAATTATGTCGCCAAGATCAAGAACTCCAAGGCTGGCAAGGACATCATCATCGCCAAGGAGCACGAGTCCAACCCGAACGCGATCCCGTTCCCTGCGACCGCCACACGAGAAATGGGAGAAGAGGCGTCGAAGGGAGGACTGTTCAGCACCAGGCTCATCAGCCAGGAGCCGCTCAATCCGGACAATGTGCCTCGAGACGTGTTCGAAAAGGAGGCGATCAGGGCGATCATGAGCGGAGCCGAGAGTTACGCGAAGGTCGAGGAAACATCGGGTGTTTTGATGTTTCGTCGTGCGACGCCGGACAAAGCGAGCACTGCGGCCTGCATTGGGTGCCACCAAGGCAAACAGATCGGGGACGTCCTCGGCGTCTTGACCGTCGGGATTCCGATGGCGGCTGCGAAGGCGGCGTCGAATGAGTCGATGTATCGGACGGGAACGGTCATAGTGTCGGTGGTGCTGGCCGTGCTGGTTATGGTATACGTCCTGTTGCGAATCCTCGTGCTGAAACCGCTCACCTTCATGACCAAGATTTCTCAGGACATCTCGGAAGGGGAGGGCGACCTGACCAAACGGGTGCCCGTCAAGGGGCGGGACGAAATCGCCGAACTGGGCGGATACTTCAATCTCTTCATCGACAAGCTCCAGAAGATGATCTCGAAGGTCGCTCATGTGACCGATAGGGTTGCGTCCGCCGCCGTCCAGCTTTCGGCAACCGCCGAAGAAATCGCGAAGGGAACGGAGACGTTGACGTCCAGAACAGCCCAAACAGCCACCGCTGTGGAGGAAATGAACTCCACCGTCGGAGAGGTAGCCCAGAATTCCAGCAAAGCGGCCAATATCGCGCAAGAAACCGTGAAGATCGCGAAGGATGGGCGAGCGGTTGTCGGGGAGACGATCTCTGGCATGAAGCGACTCTCGGATGCGGTGGCGAACTCCGCAACGATTATCTCGGCCCTGGGCCGGTCATCGGACCAGATCGGTCAGATCGTGCGCGTTATCGAGGACATCGCTGACCAGACGAATTTGTTGGCGTTGAACGCAGCCATCGAAGCGGCGCGAGCCGGCGAACAGGGCCGTGGTTTTGCAGTCGTTGCGGATGAAGTCCGTAAGCTGGCGGAGCGGACGACCAAGGCGACCAAGGAGATTGTGGATATGATCCGCGAGATCCAGCACGACACGAAAGGTGCTGTCGAGGCCATGGAGGAAGGCACGCAGAAGGTGGCCGGCGGCGTCGAATTGGTCAACAAAACGGGTGAAGCTCTGTCCCGCATCGCCGAGATGGTGACGCAGAGCGCGGACATGATCCGGCAGATCGCCGTGGCGTCCGAGGAACAGTCAGTCGCGACTCAGCAAATCGCGAGCGACATTGAAAACGTCGCAAAGATCACCAAGGAATCCGCGGCGGGCGCCAACGAGTCGGCGAAAGCCAGCCAGGACCTCAGCAAGCTGGCGATCGAGCTGCAAGCCATCGTCGGCGGGTTCAAAATGTGA
- a CDS encoding chemotaxis protein CheW, translating to MPPTVSSARVQEVGREAKTAEELCQFVTCRVGNEEFALDVLSVQEINRMVEITRVPKAPSYVEGVINLRGRIIPVLDLRRRFGLPGVERTARFRIVVVSVRQRLVGLIVDSVEEVLRIPKSAIEPPPTIGASAGAEYTQGVGRIEDRLLIVLDLVRLLMPGEEAAIEAVTG from the coding sequence ATGCCGCCAACGGTTTCGTCCGCACGGGTCCAGGAAGTCGGCCGTGAGGCCAAGACGGCGGAAGAACTCTGCCAGTTTGTGACGTGCCGGGTAGGAAACGAAGAGTTCGCGCTGGACGTGCTGAGCGTCCAGGAGATTAACCGCATGGTGGAGATTACGCGGGTGCCGAAGGCGCCATCCTACGTGGAGGGTGTGATCAATTTGCGAGGACGGATCATTCCGGTGCTGGACCTGCGCCGGCGCTTCGGGTTGCCGGGAGTCGAGCGCACCGCACGGTTCCGGATCGTGGTCGTGTCGGTCCGACAGCGCCTGGTGGGGTTGATCGTCGATTCGGTGGAAGAAGTGCTGAGGATTCCGAAGAGCGCCATTGAACCGCCGCCGACGATTGGCGCGTCGGCGGGAGCCGAATACACCCAAGGAGTGGGCCGTATCGAAGATCGGCTCCTGATCGTCTTGGACTTGGTGCGGCTCCTGATGCCGGGCGAGGAAGCCGCGATCGAGGCGGTTACGGGGTGA
- a CDS encoding flagellar motor protein: MDLATLIGVVIAIGSILGGQALEGGHLGSILQLTAFVIVIGGTVGAICVQNPLSVVVKSVALAKLAIQDVKRDHKGTITQILDLANLSRKQGLLALEGKLKDINDPFFRKGVQLIVDGTDPKVVHEILEIDAEHHETEGLTAAKVWEAAGGYAPTVGILGAVLGLIHVMENLADPSKLGSGIATAFVATVYGVGSANLLFLPLANKIKLKLKEETAARTMLIMGLVGLAQGENPRLLQEKLEGYLPKQERTKDKK; encoded by the coding sequence GTGGACCTTGCGACCCTCATCGGAGTCGTCATCGCTATCGGCTCGATTCTCGGCGGACAAGCGCTGGAGGGGGGGCACCTCGGCTCGATTCTCCAGTTGACCGCCTTCGTTATCGTGATCGGCGGGACTGTTGGCGCGATCTGTGTCCAAAATCCGTTGTCCGTCGTGGTCAAAAGCGTGGCACTGGCCAAGCTGGCGATTCAGGATGTCAAGCGGGACCACAAGGGCACTATCACGCAGATTCTTGATCTGGCCAACCTGTCCCGGAAGCAGGGCCTCTTGGCGCTCGAAGGCAAGTTGAAGGACATCAACGACCCGTTCTTCCGGAAAGGCGTCCAGTTGATCGTGGACGGAACCGATCCCAAGGTGGTGCACGAGATCCTCGAGATCGACGCCGAGCACCACGAGACAGAGGGGCTGACTGCCGCCAAAGTGTGGGAAGCGGCGGGCGGATACGCGCCGACGGTGGGCATTTTGGGTGCCGTGCTCGGCTTGATCCATGTCATGGAAAACCTGGCCGATCCTTCGAAGCTCGGCAGCGGCATCGCCACGGCGTTCGTGGCGACGGTCTACGGAGTCGGATCGGCGAACCTGCTGTTCCTGCCCTTGGCCAACAAGATCAAACTGAAACTCAAAGAAGAGACGGCCGCCCGCACGATGCTGATCATGGGCCTAGTCGGTCTAGCGCAGGGCGAGAACCCGCGGCTGCTACAAGAAAAGTTGGAAGGCTATCTGCCGAAGCAGGAACGCACGAAGGACAAGAAATAA
- a CDS encoding flagellar motor protein MotB produces MAKKHQHEEHENHERWLVSYADFITLLFAFFVVMYSVSVVNEGRFRTVSESIKAALHPIVSPPTTPLAFNIGDHKPALVAPDLPGSKELVIRRLREVVKSLQPAARFALIHVMERMDGEIVITIPDHILFNSGEAVIRQNALPFLWALAEVLIELDRHVKVEGHTDNVPIRTTLYPSNWELSAARAVMVVRVLTELYGVPADHLAAIGYAESRPIADNRTPEGRAQNRRVEIVVLERSPASQTTVPPSDGSSSEANSPAAPAVPASGPSQTAAG; encoded by the coding sequence ATGGCCAAGAAACACCAACACGAAGAACACGAGAATCACGAGCGCTGGCTCGTGTCCTATGCGGACTTCATCACGCTGTTGTTCGCCTTTTTCGTCGTGATGTATTCGGTCTCGGTTGTCAACGAGGGCAGGTTCAGGACGGTCAGCGAATCGATTAAGGCCGCCCTGCACCCCATCGTCAGCCCACCCACAACGCCCTTGGCGTTCAACATTGGGGACCACAAACCGGCGCTCGTGGCGCCCGATCTGCCCGGCAGCAAAGAACTTGTCATTCGGCGGCTGCGGGAGGTCGTGAAGTCATTGCAGCCGGCGGCACGGTTTGCGCTCATTCATGTCATGGAGCGGATGGACGGAGAAATCGTCATCACCATTCCGGATCACATCCTGTTCAACAGCGGCGAAGCCGTCATCCGCCAAAACGCGTTACCCTTTTTGTGGGCTTTGGCCGAAGTCCTGATTGAATTGGATCGACATGTTAAGGTGGAAGGCCATACGGACAACGTGCCGATCCGGACGACGCTGTATCCATCGAACTGGGAGCTTTCGGCGGCCCGCGCGGTCATGGTCGTGCGCGTGCTCACCGAACTGTATGGAGTGCCGGCGGATCACCTGGCCGCCATCGGCTATGCTGAGTCCCGTCCGATTGCGGACAATCGAACCCCCGAAGGCCGAGCGCAAAATCGACGGGTGGAGATCGTCGTGCTCGAACGATCGCCGGCGTCGCAGACAACGGTTCCGCCTTCGGATGGGTCGTCGTCCGAAGCCAATTCGCCGGCTGCTCCGGCAGTTCCTGCTTCCGGACCATCCCAGACCGCGGCTGGGTGA
- a CDS encoding STAS domain-containing protein: MDVTTRELPDAVICDLAGDLTYANRQAFKAAVDRVKQSGCPHLIVNLERVRFIDSSGLGLLALTASTFQAQHKHLSLLRPQPYVREILTLANLAKMIPIYDSETDARRQQGVMGQANVV; this comes from the coding sequence ATGGACGTGACGACTCGTGAGCTTCCGGATGCCGTCATCTGCGATTTGGCTGGAGACTTGACCTATGCCAATCGGCAGGCCTTCAAGGCTGCAGTCGATCGGGTCAAGCAAAGCGGGTGCCCGCATCTCATTGTGAATCTTGAACGAGTGCGGTTCATCGACAGCTCGGGATTGGGACTGTTAGCTCTCACTGCCTCGACTTTTCAGGCGCAACACAAACATCTGAGTCTCCTAAGACCCCAGCCGTATGTCCGGGAAATCCTCACCTTGGCCAATCTGGCCAAGATGATCCCCATCTATGATTCGGAAACGGACGCTCGCCGGCAGCAAGGGGTTATGGGGCAGGCGAACGTCGTATGA
- a CDS encoding fused response regulator/phosphatase, producing the protein MSDGRVQDESLQATCRAGAWEGGGTIVVADDDAVSRTATAAKLRRLGHQVHEAADGAEALALITQLKPDLAVLDWIMPGFDGPSVCEAVRREPELKSCQLILLTALDQPDQLVEGLARGADDFLSKSATTQELLARIKAGLRSSRLVRQVEAANRDLQDELRAASAYVQTLLPRPGFVGCHVRCDWKYIPSLALGGDLFLVHPDSDWVALAMFDASGHGVSAALRAAAFAAFLRERWRTQPNAVMVPHLVVEEASRVFPLSAEGFYFTVWLGGWDVRSGRLVWASAGHSGALLVRDGGFEWLAFPSLPLGFVPGEPCPVAETRIGSGERLVLVSDGLYEARDASGTVWGRHRLGESAFTHRHATLDQFVARVVEAARAWMPSDMFPDDVAVFAAEAVHEHTVSG; encoded by the coding sequence ATGAGCGATGGTCGAGTGCAAGATGAATCGCTCCAGGCGACGTGTCGAGCGGGCGCCTGGGAGGGGGGCGGCACGATCGTGGTTGCGGACGACGATGCGGTCAGCCGCACCGCGACGGCTGCTAAGCTCAGGCGGCTCGGGCATCAGGTCCACGAAGCCGCCGATGGTGCGGAGGCCTTGGCGTTGATCACCCAGCTCAAGCCCGATTTGGCGGTCCTGGACTGGATTATGCCGGGTTTTGATGGGCCATCGGTCTGCGAGGCCGTCCGACGCGAGCCCGAGCTGAAGTCGTGCCAACTGATCTTGCTGACTGCCCTCGATCAACCCGACCAATTGGTTGAAGGTTTGGCCCGGGGCGCCGACGATTTCTTGTCGAAGTCGGCCACCACACAGGAATTGCTGGCCAGAATCAAAGCCGGGCTGCGCAGCAGCCGCCTCGTGCGGCAGGTGGAAGCGGCCAACCGGGATCTGCAGGACGAATTGCGTGCCGCCAGCGCCTATGTGCAGACGCTCTTGCCGCGGCCAGGGTTCGTCGGCTGTCACGTTCGGTGCGACTGGAAGTACATCCCCTCACTCGCCTTAGGGGGAGATCTCTTTCTAGTCCACCCCGACTCCGACTGGGTCGCCCTGGCGATGTTCGACGCATCGGGGCACGGGGTGTCGGCCGCTCTCCGGGCTGCGGCCTTTGCGGCATTTTTGCGGGAGCGCTGGAGGACCCAACCGAATGCCGTCATGGTCCCTCACCTGGTGGTGGAGGAAGCGTCCCGTGTGTTCCCCCTGAGTGCCGAGGGCTTCTATTTTACGGTGTGGCTCGGCGGTTGGGATGTCCGGTCCGGTCGGCTGGTGTGGGCGAGTGCCGGCCATAGCGGAGCGCTCCTCGTGCGAGACGGCGGGTTCGAATGGCTGGCTTTTCCCTCGCTGCCGTTGGGGTTTGTGCCGGGGGAACCCTGCCCTGTGGCCGAAACGCGGATCGGGTCAGGCGAGCGGCTTGTGCTTGTGAGCGATGGGCTGTATGAGGCGCGGGATGCATCCGGAACGGTTTGGGGCCGGCATCGATTGGGGGAATCGGCATTCACCCACCGTCACGCAACGCTGGACCAGTTCGTCGCGCGGGTGGTAGAGGCGGCTCGGGCGTGGATGCCGAGCGACATGTTTCCCGACGATGTGGCCGTGTTCGCCGCCGAGGCTGTCCATGAGCACACCGTCAGCGGTTGA